Genomic segment of Clostridiisalibacter paucivorans DSM 22131:
TTACAGAGCCTTTGTAATCCATTAGCATAGAGTAAATCTGACTAGCTGCAATGCAATCACCTCCTGGAGAATTGAGCCAAATAACAATGTCACCCTCACCAGCACTTAGTTCTGCCTTAAATGCTTTAGGGGTGACATCATCGTCAAACCATGAATCTTCGGCAATTACGCCGTCTAGATAAAGTGTTCGAACGCCAGTGTTTTCATCTAGCGCCCAGTTCCAAAATTTCTTCATTTAGGATCCTCCTTTTCTTTGATATTTGCGAACGCGCCTGCGTCCTGTAGCTTTGTCATGGCACCGTTAATAAGATAAAGATCACCACCTAATTCTTCTGGAATCCTATCCAGATTTTCAAGCTCTCTAATATCATTAGCACTCATCCAACCATTCTGTCTTGCAGTGGCATAGCCACTCATACGGCTTACATAGTCACCACGTAGCAGGCTGTCCACATTGAACTTGATAAATACATTGGGCTTTTCGCTTTCCATGAGAAGTGCCCTGCACATGGACTGCTCCCAGCGAACCACCCAGGGATCGAGGGTGTATTTTACAAACTCAAGTGATTGCTGCTCGATGTTACTAAAGGATGATTTCTCAAGATCAGCAAGCATATGGGGTGGGACCCTAAAGATACGAGCAATCTCATTGATCTGAAACTTTCTGGTTTCAAGGAACTGAGCCTGTTCAGGAGAAATACCTATAGGCTGATACTTCATCCCTTCTTCCAGTACAGCAACCCGGTGGGCATTGCCACTTCCTTGGTAGGCAGCGTTCCAAGACTCTTTTATCTTCTGAGGGTCCTTGATGGTACCGGGATGTTCTAGAACACCTCCAGGTGAAGCCCCATTAGCAAAGAACTTAGCTCCATATTCCTCTGTGGCAATAGCAAGTCCCACAGCATTTTTAGCCATAGCAATAGGTGAATAGCCTACCAGTCCATCAAAGCCAAGTCCTGGAATATGAAGGACATCTGACGGTGAAAGGTAGACTTGATTATCTTTGCCAAGAGAAGGGACATCTTCACTGCCACGCTGATACAAATAGAAAAGCCGACCACTTGAATCGCGATCGACAGTCATTTTATTTGGCATCAGTGGGTAGAGAGAAATCACTTCACCACGTGCATTTCTAATAATCTGAGCATAGGCATTTCCCCATAACAAAAGATGACTCATCAGTGTTTCTCTAAAGGCAAAAGAAGTCATCTCAGGGTTTGGTTCATCATGAAGTAATTTGTAAAGCGGGTGTTTTAGGTTTTTCTCCTTGCCACCTGAATCATTGTATTTGTAAACATGAAGTGGAAGCCCTGCTAGCGTCTCGGATAATATCCTCACACAACTGTACACTGCGGTCATTTGCATGGCGGTTTGCTCATTAACTGGTTTACCAGCACTGGTACTTCCAAAAAAGAAGCTGTACCGGCTACCACCAAGAGCGTCTTTAGGCTTGTCTCGAGCCTTGAATATTCCTTTTAGTATTCCCACGGACATCACTCTCCTTCAAAATGGGCATGAAAAAAGCACCTCTTTTGAGATGCTTACTATAGATACCGTTTAGGTCATATATTATTTATAATTTTCAAATTTCACTAATTTGTATTCTCGTAATTGTTTTCATCAAACAGGTAAACAATTTCTCCATTCGGTGCCTTTATGTTCATTTTGTCAAAATAGGGTTCTCTTTGCATATTAGAACCTGCTACAAAATGTGTTACCAAATATTCATGAGTAAATCCCAAACTATCAACAGCTACGACGTTAGAAGTGAGAATTTGACCATCATTCATAGAATATTTATCATCAATATCAAGTGTAAAGTTTCCGCCCAAGCCGCCTTCTTTTTCCAACACCACGGGAGTTTCTTTTATGATTTTATCATCCACTTTAATGACATATTTAATATCGACAAAAGAGTTGTTCTCCTGTGATGGCTTATAATCTATACCAAGATTTCCTTTTGCACGATATTGATTTGAGCCATAAGAAGTTTCTCCAGAAAAATTCGCAAAAATATGTGGGAATACTTGCTCTTTTATGCTAGATACCATCAATCCATTATGTTCTTCAACACTCTTTACACCATTATCTTGCATAATAATCTTTGGAAAAACACTGTCTGATATTTCAAACTCCTTAGTAGTGGAGTACTTCAATCCTGATTTCTCAAGCTGGACAATTTCTCCGTTAAAATCAAGAGATACCAACATAGTTTCTGTTATCATCTTTGGCTCTATCGTAAATGTAATAGGCACAGTAAGTGTACCAACATCAAGATTTCCTACTTTTACTGAGGTTTTATGAATTAAACTTGCTTTAGCCTCTAGTTTTTCGTCAACATTTTGATAGATAGAACTAATTTGATTATCGAGTCGATTTTCAACAGAACTTATTGTGTAATTAGTATAATCAATTCTGCTTTGCAGTGAATTTATCTTTACTAAGGAATATAATTGCAAAGCTATAAGTGCAGCGATTAAAATATACGACTTTTGTTTTTTCATTAAATATTTATCCCTCCTTTTTATATCAAGTGCTCTTTATTGATTGTGTTGAAACTATTATATATTTATCTCTAATCAACATTAGCCTATTGTATTTATTCTAACATATGGAGGGTAACATTAGAAGAATAATAGTCCACGATCATCATAAACAGAATTACCAGATTCTCCTCCACAGCGGATTGCTCGGTCTAGAGCCATGATGGTTGCTACAGCGCCATCAATCTTCTCTGTGGATTTTTCTTTGTCTGCTTTTATATTCCCAGCCGGATCAGTCCTAATGAAAATATTGTCTATCATCCACCTGAGAACAGGATGACCGCCATGAGCTATTTTTTCTTCTAGTGTGAGTTTCATCAATTCCTTTGTAGGTGGAGACATGTCTTTAAAACCCTGACCAAAAGGAACAACAGTAAAACCTAAATTCTCTAAGTTCTGTGTCATCTGCACTGCTCCCCAGCGGTCAAAGGCAATCTCCCTGATGTTATATTTCATTCCCAGGTCTTCGATAAAAGCTTCAATAAATCCATAGTGGACCACATTGCCTTCGGTGGTTAGAAGGAATCCTTGTTTTTCCCATACATCATAATTCACATGATCCCGTCTAACTCGTAGGTCAATGCTATCCTCTGGTATCCAGAAGTAAGGAAGGACTACATACTTATCATCTTCATCTTCTGGTGGAAAGACTAGTACAAAAGCTGTTATATCTGTGGAAGACGAAAGGTCCAGTCCTCCATAACAGACCCGACCTTTAAGTGATTCAGGATTAACTGGAAAAGCACAAGCATCCCATTTATCCATAGGCATCCAGCGAATGGCTTGCTTAACCCACTGATTTAATCTAAGTTGCCTGAAACTATTTTCTTCAGCAGGATTTTGTCTTGCGGACTCATAAGCCGCTTTTACTTTGTCCATACTGACAGTGATACCAAGGGATGGATTTGCTTTCTTCCATACCTTTGGATCTGACCAGTCATCTTCCAAGTCAGCGCCATAAATCACTGGATAAAAGGTAGGATCGGTTTTTCTACCATTCATAAAATCAAGAGCCTTTTGATGGACTTCCCAGCAGATACTGTTTTGATTATCCCCTGCAGTGGTGATTAAAAAATATAGTGGCTGCATCCTGGCATCACCACTTCCTTTGGTCATAACATCAAAAAGCTTTCTATTTGGCTGGGTGTGTAGCTCATCAAATACAACACCATGAGTATTAAAACCATGTTTATTTCCAACATCAGCAGAGAGTACTTGATAAATACTTCCAGTGGGTTGGTAAATAAGTCTTTTCTGTGAGTCCAGAATCTTTACTCGCTTGGATAAGGCTGGGCACATACGTACCATATCTGCTGCTACATTAAATACAATGGAAGCCTGATTACGATCGGCAGCGCAGCCATAAACCTCTGCACGTTCTTCGTTATCACCACAAGTGAGTAGCAGGGCAACAGCCGCCGCAAGCTCACTTTTTCCCATCTTCTTTGGTATTTCCACATAAGCAGTATTAAACTGACGATAGCCATCAGGTTTTAAGGTGCCAAAGAGATCCCGGATTATTCTCTCTTGCCAATCTATCAGTTCAAAAGGCTTTCCTGCCCAGGTTCCTTTGGTGTGAGAGAGGCATTCGATAAAACCTACTGCATAGTCCGCCATCTCTTTGCTATAATGGGAATCTTTCCCCATATAGACAGTGGGTTTATACTTTTTTAATTTTCGGATATGCGGACACCTCCTTACATAGTGACATAAAAAATAGACCCTAAGGTCTTCTATAACGAGGAAAAGAGCTATTACACCCTGTTCCTATGTAAAATATAATCTTGTTTTTAGCCTGTCGGTTTAATCTTCAATCGCAGTGTAGCGAGGATATTCGTAGCCTTCAGGATTGGTGAGTATCTTTTCACCGGTGTCTTTGTTAATGACCCTTATACATCGAAGCTCACCTTTTTCATTAATTCCTCCATCTGATTTCTTGATCCAAGGCTGGTCCTCTAGAAAATTACTGGTGAAATTTTGAAACTCTAGATCACCGAGCTCTACTTCTCGAACCACAGTGTAATCAGATCCTATTACGCCATCTTCCTTTGCTTCTTCAGTTGCTTCTTTTAGTTCCTTTATACTGTAGAACTTTCTACCAAATAATGCCTTCATTAGAATGCCTCCTCAGATCTTTCTTCGATTACTTTGCAGGAATCAACACCATAAACCACACTGAGGTTACTGCCATTGTCCCATTGAACCATTATGGATCCTATGTCACCCACGCCCCACACGGTGCCTTTTGTGCCCACAGGTGGTGCTTGCGCATCATCCATCCAAAGAAGCTCGACCCTGGCGCCAGCGGGATACTGCTTGCGCAGGTGAGCCAGTTTTTCTTTACTTATCGGTTTCACTAGGGGCACCTCCTTTGAATGCACTGCTGCCAGAAAGATTTTGAAGGAGAATCTTTCTGTGGGTTTTAAATTCTTCTCCGATAAATCCAAGGCGGAGGAGGAAGCACCTAAATGCGTATTTCTCATTGTCGACTTCTTTCTCTTTTACGGTGATCCTCTTTTGAGTTTTCGCCATCTCACAAAGCTTCGTGATGAACTCCGAGTAGGCTTTTATCTCATCTGGATTTGGCAACTCTGAAAACCAAGGGAAGCTAATGCGTTCTTCATCGTCTTCAATGGGAAGGGCATCTACACCCAGTGCCTTTTTAATAAGATTTCCTTTAGCTCCTATGAGTCTCTTAAGTTTCTCCAAGTCCTCATCGGAAAGAGAGTCTTTTGGTATCTGGATGATGAGCCCAGTTTCCTCAGGTTCTGCTGCAGCAGGAGCTGGTTCTTCTACTTCAGCTTCAAAGCCTGCATCTGAAAGGTGTTGCATTAGCGACTTGATATCCTCTGGTGCCACTTCACTGTCATAGTTTAGCTCTCCATCTTTTCCAATGTTGTAAGGACCAACTTGGTAAGCGCAGGATGGAACACCCAGGTACTTTGAGGAAAACTCAGTGATTTGGCTAATGAGATTCACCAGCTTTTTACGTTCTTGTCCACTTACGTTGTAATTAATATTCATAATACTTGACCTCCTTTTTATTCTTACTACATATATCACTCTAAGTGATGTAAATAGCAAGTCTATCTTTCGATAGTTCTCTTATTTATTTTCTAGGAGGTCACTATATCGGTATTCTTTTCCATCACGAATAAGGTAAACTTCATCTGCTGATTCAACACTCGAAATAAACCTTTCAACAATTACATCGCAGAACTTCTCATCAAGCTCAATGGTGTGACAAATTCTCTGGGTTTGTTCACAGGCAATAAGCGTACTACCTGAACCGCCAAAGGGATCCAGGACGATGCAGTTACTAAGACTTGAATTAAGAATTGGATGAGCCACAAGCGCCACAGGCTTCATTGTTGGATGAGATCCATTCTTCTTAGGTTTTTCAAATTCCCATATAGTCGTTTGCTTTCTATCAGCATACCACTTATGCTTGCCTTTTTTCTTCCAGCCAAAGAGCACCGGTTCATGTTGCCACTGGTAAGGAGACCTACCAAGAACTAGAGATTGCTTTTTCCAGATGCAGGTGCCTGATAGATAAAAACCAGCATCTGAAAAGGCTTTTCTAAAGTTAAGCCCCTCTGTATCTGCGTGAAAAACATAGATAGAGGAATCCTGGGCCATCACAGCTTCCGTATTAGCAAAGGCAGCCAGTAGGAAATCGTAGAAAGCAGAATCGCCCATGTTATCATTTTTAATTTTTCCAGCAGACCCTTCGTAGTTCACATTGTAAGGGGGGTCTGTCACCACCAAATTTGCTTGCTTTCCATCCATAAGGATCATGAAGGTTTCAGCCTTGGTAGAGTCACCGCAAGTAAGTCTATGGGGTCCGAGCTTCCAAACGTCACCAAGTTTTGTCATAGCTGGTTTTTCAAGCTCGGCATCCACATCAAATTCATCATCATGAATGCCATCCTTCAAGGAATCTTTAAATAGATCATCCAGCTCAGAGGGATCAAAACCTGTAAGGGAAACATCAAAGTCTGCACCCTGCAGGTCAGCAATAAGTAGGGCCAGTTTATCCTTATCCCAATCACCGCTGATTTTATTAAGAGCAATGTTGAGAGCCTTTTCTTTTTCTTCATCCATTTCAATAACTACGCACTCAACTTCATCCATTCCCAAATCAAGGAGCACTTTTAATCTCTGGTGGCCACCTACAACTCTTCCAGTAGTCTTATTCCAGATAACAGGTTCGACATAGCCAAACTCTTCAATGGAGCGCTTTAGCTTTTCGTATTCTGCATCCCCAGGCTTTAAGTCCTTACGTGGATTATAGTCAGCGGGGATGAGGTTTTTAGTCTTCAATTTTTCGATCTTCATATCTTTCCGCCGCCTTTCTTAAATTCAAGTTAAAGTCTACATTCTCCCAGGGGAATAGACAGGAATTAAAATGTCCATAGGTTGCTGTATCGGAGTAAATTGCATTTCTAAGTCGCAGCTTTTCGATAATGGCCGCTGGACGTAGATTAAAGGTTTCTAGAACAACCTCACATAAATGCTCATCACTGATTATTCCAGTTCCAAAAGAGTTAACACTGACTGCCACTGGATTTGCTTTTCCGATGGCATAAGAAAGAGCGACCTCACATTTATCAGCAAGCCCGCTCCAAACAATATTCTTTGCAATGTATCTGGCCATATAGGCGCCGCTCCTATCTACCTTGGTTGGATCCTTTCCACAAAGTGCGCCTCCACCATGAGAAGCTAACCCACCATAGGTATCAACCATGATCTTTCTTCCTGTAAGTCCTGTATCAGCAGCAGGGCCACCTTCCACAAATCGTCCTGACGGATTGATGAGAATTTCCGTATCATCATCCAGCGGGAAATCTTCAAAACACTGCCAGAGAACATTGTTTAAGATATCTGATTCTAGTTTCTCCATTGTTTTATCCTTGTAATGCTGAACAGATACCACAACTGTTTTAATGCAAATAGGTTTATCGCCATTGTACTCAATAGTGACTTGAGCCTTTCCATCTGGCAGAATCCCCTTGATGATTTTACCTTCGCGACATTCATCAATGCGCTTAACAATTCTATGAGAAAGAAGTAGTGGCAAAGGCAGCTTTTCTCTTGTTTCATTTGTTGCATAACCATAAACAGTGCCTTGATCGCCAGCACCGATAGAACCATATGGGTCTATAATTCCATTTCTTACTTCAAGAGCCGTATCCACGCCAGAAGCAATATCTACACTTTGATGATGTACAAACACAGATACTCTAAATTTCCTTGGGTTATATCCAACTTTACGAAGTACATTTTTTACAATGAGACGAATATTTATTTTTTCGCTGCAGGTGATCTCGCCCGCCACGATAATCTTACCCTTAGTAGCCATAACTTCACAGGCTACTCTTGAGGCCTTATCTTTTCGAAGGCATGCGTCTAAAATACTGTCTGCAATTAAATCACAAAGCTTATCAGGATGTCCCTTACATACACTTTCTGCAGTTTTATAATTTTTACTCATTTCATAATCTCCAATCTATATTATTTTCCCCTTCGAGCAGAAAGAAGTTTTTCCATCACATCATCTTGGGGATTTGCTCCTTTGTAATCACCAGTAGAGTTTTCTTTTACAATCTGAAATATCTCAAGCCACAAACGATTGGTCTGGTTCATGTAGTTTTGACCTATAGAAACGTAAGGACTTTGAATAGCATTTCCAGTAGTAGGGTGCTTGGCAAGAAATCCATACTCCGTTATAGCTTCTTCACACTGAATCCAACGGGCAACACTCATAGCATATCGCTCTAAGAGCTGGGGAGAAACTAGGGCAGAACACCCACGCTTATCAAGCCACTTCCATGTTGTTTTATAAATTTCACCTGCGACCAGAGCTTTACCATCTTTTTGTATAGCTTCAAGCATTTTATTTGGTTTTGGCATTTCTTGTCCTTCAAGATCTGCAGTATTTGAAAACTCCATAACGGTGAGTTTCCTACCGCCCAGGTTACCTTCAGATATTTTATCAGCTAGCGGCTTCTTTTTTGCCCCTGCACCAATACGAGGGCCGCCTCTATTTGTACCATCTTTTGCCAATAATCACACCTCCTTTTTGGGGATTGGCCTATACCCTTGTTTGATTCTGCGTTTTTTCACACGATGCCCCAGCCCGCTGTCCAGAATTTTTAGTCGTAGGGATTTTACCTCCCCCACCGGTCGCCACTCTCAGCAGTGATCTTTGAGTGGCAAGACTTACAAAGGGCCATCAGGTTACTGGTTTCATTGCCACCACCTTTTGATAAAGGGAGGATGTGGTGGACTTCTTCTGCAGCTTTAATCCTTCCGTTCTTTTCACACTCCTCACAAAGAGGATGAGCTTTGATATAGCGGTCTCTTATTCGTTTCCAGGCCCTGCCGTATCTTTTATTGGACTTAGGATCTCGTTGGTACTGGTTGTAACGCTTCATAACAATCTTTTTATGTTCACTGCAGTACTGTCCACTGTCTGATAGTTTGCTGCAACCGGGGTAGGCGCAGGGTCGTTTAGGTTTATATGGCACTGCTTCACCTCCTTTTGGGCATAAGAAAAGCCCTGCAGGTCGAACCCACAAGGCTTAAGTTTATTCTTTTTGCTAATTATACTATAACACAAAGGTGACTGTGGTATCTTGTTGCAAAGTGTTGCAAAGTGTGCAAATTATATTTTAATTGGGACATCTGGAAGCACTGCATGTTTAAGGGCTGCATTGTGCCACCTATAAACCGTTGTCCTGTCAGCATCAAGTGCATCGCCTATTTGCTCCCAGGTAAAGTTATGAACGTAGCGGTAGCGTAGAACCATGCGTCCATCAGTATTAGACACTTCATTGATGACAAATCTAATCTGTTCTTTTAGGGCTATAAGATTATCTACTTCCGCATTGATCCTTCTTTCCAAATCCATGATTCTTTCCACGCACCTTACAAATTTTGCTTCTTCGCATCTTGAAGTTTGAACTCTTTCATCCCAACTAGGTGAGGATACACTTGTTGCCATTTCTCTTAAACTTTCCATTTCCTCAATGTTTGATTGGATTCTTTTATCTAGCCTATAGGCCTGATGCAGGTATTCTTTTATTTTCATTCACTTACCTCCGATCTTATTTTTTCGATTAGGAAATTCCCATCAACAGAGGTAAGTTCTCTATACCAACTGGAGCGAAAGAACCTCTCCACCTCTTTTATAATCATCTTTGCTGGCTCATAATTAGATCTTTTTTCAAGTTTATTTAAAGCCCATCTATAATCTTTAACTGCCATTAAAATTATGGCATTTGCTAAATTTTCATAAGGATCAGTCACCTTTTCACCTCCAGTTTAGCTTTCACTGCCTCAATTAGAGAGTTTTGAGTTTTTTCTTTTTTACTCAGGGCAGCCATCACATTTTCATCAATGGTACCCTTAGCTATAATGTGGTGAATGACAACCGTGTTCTTTTGCCCCTGTCTGTAGAGACGAGCATTGGTTTGCTGGTAAAGTTCTAGAGACCAGGTCAGACCAAACCAGATCAGGGTGGATCCGCCACTTTGAAGGTTAAGTCCATGTCCTGCACTTGCTGGATGAATAACAGCTATGGGGATATTCCCTTCGTTCCACTCTTTTATATCTTTTGATGACTTTAGCTGCCTTACAGTAAATCTCTTCTGAATGCGTTCCAGATCATGTTTGTACCAATAGGCCACAAGAACAGGTTTACCGTTGGCCCCTTCAATTAGATCTTCAAGGGCATCAAGTTTTCTATCATGAATGACATGCGTCTTGTTCTCGTTATCATAGACAGCGCCATTCGCCATTTGAAGAAGCTTTCCTGAAAGGACTGCAGCATTTATAGCATCTATCTCACTATCACCTAACTTAGTGACCATGTCTTCTTTAAAGCTTGAATACACCTTCAACTCCTTTTCATTCATAGAAACCGGCACCTTGTTTATGACGCATTCTGGCATTTTAAGATAATCGATAGATTTCATGGAAATGGTGATGTCCGATATTTGCTCATAGATTTTATCTTCTGCTCCTGGTATGGGCTTATATGAAAAGATGATCTGAC
This window contains:
- a CDS encoding site-specific DNA-methyltransferase — its product is MKIEKLKTKNLIPADYNPRKDLKPGDAEYEKLKRSIEEFGYVEPVIWNKTTGRVVGGHQRLKVLLDLGMDEVECVVIEMDEEKEKALNIALNKISGDWDKDKLALLIADLQGADFDVSLTGFDPSELDDLFKDSLKDGIHDDEFDVDAELEKPAMTKLGDVWKLGPHRLTCGDSTKAETFMILMDGKQANLVVTDPPYNVNYEGSAGKIKNDNMGDSAFYDFLLAAFANTEAVMAQDSSIYVFHADTEGLNFRKAFSDAGFYLSGTCIWKKQSLVLGRSPYQWQHEPVLFGWKKKGKHKWYADRKQTTIWEFEKPKKNGSHPTMKPVALVAHPILNSSLSNCIVLDPFGGSGSTLIACEQTQRICHTIELDEKFCDVIVERFISSVESADEVYLIRDGKEYRYSDLLENK
- a CDS encoding DUF4314 domain-containing protein, with the protein product MKPISKEKLAHLRKQYPAGARVELLWMDDAQAPPVGTKGTVWGVGDIGSIMVQWDNGSNLSVVYGVDSCKVIEERSEEAF
- the metK gene encoding methionine adenosyltransferase, giving the protein MSKNYKTAESVCKGHPDKLCDLIADSILDACLRKDKASRVACEVMATKGKIIVAGEITCSEKINIRLIVKNVLRKVGYNPRKFRVSVFVHHQSVDIASGVDTALEVRNGIIDPYGSIGAGDQGTVYGYATNETREKLPLPLLLSHRIVKRIDECREGKIIKGILPDGKAQVTIEYNGDKPICIKTVVVSVQHYKDKTMEKLESDILNNVLWQCFEDFPLDDDTEILINPSGRFVEGGPAADTGLTGRKIMVDTYGGLASHGGGALCGKDPTKVDRSGAYMARYIAKNIVWSGLADKCEVALSYAIGKANPVAVSVNSFGTGIISDEHLCEVVLETFNLRPAAIIEKLRLRNAIYSDTATYGHFNSCLFPWENVDFNLNLRKAAERYEDRKIED
- a CDS encoding phage portal protein, whose amino-acid sequence is MGILKGIFKARDKPKDALGGSRYSFFFGSTSAGKPVNEQTAMQMTAVYSCVRILSETLAGLPLHVYKYNDSGGKEKNLKHPLYKLLHDEPNPEMTSFAFRETLMSHLLLWGNAYAQIIRNARGEVISLYPLMPNKMTVDRDSSGRLFYLYQRGSEDVPSLGKDNQVYLSPSDVLHIPGLGFDGLVGYSPIAMAKNAVGLAIATEEYGAKFFANGASPGGVLEHPGTIKDPQKIKESWNAAYQGSGNAHRVAVLEEGMKYQPIGISPEQAQFLETRKFQINEIARIFRVPPHMLADLEKSSFSNIEQQSLEFVKYTLDPWVVRWEQSMCRALLMESEKPNVFIKFNVDSLLRGDYVSRMSGYATARQNGWMSANDIRELENLDRIPEELGGDLYLINGAMTKLQDAGAFANIKEKEDPK
- a CDS encoding HNH endonuclease; the encoded protein is MKRYNQYQRDPKSNKRYGRAWKRIRDRYIKAHPLCEECEKNGRIKAAEEVHHILPLSKGGGNETSNLMALCKSCHSKITAESGDRWGR
- a CDS encoding DUF1492 domain-containing protein produces the protein MKIKEYLHQAYRLDKRIQSNIEEMESLREMATSVSSPSWDERVQTSRCEEAKFVRCVERIMDLERRINAEVDNLIALKEQIRFVINEVSNTDGRMVLRYRYVHNFTWEQIGDALDADRTTVYRWHNAALKHAVLPDVPIKI
- a CDS encoding DEAD/DEAH box helicase — translated: MKYNPHEYQSYAMDFILSHPISAVFLEMGLGKSVISLSAIFDLCLDRFEIRKVLIIAPLRVARDTWPAEIKKWDHLKGLPYSVAVGTEKERKEALMKRAMVYIINRENVDWLISKSGIPFDFDMVVIDELSSFKSYSAKRFKSLLKVRPKVKRIVGLTGTPSTNGLMDLWAEFRILDMGQRLGRYITHYRNAYFKPDKRNGQIIFSYKPIPGAEDKIYEQISDITISMKSIDYLKMPECVINKVPVSMNEKELKVYSSFKEDMVTKLGDSEIDAINAAVLSGKLLQMANGAVYDNENKTHVIHDRKLDALEDLIEGANGKPVLVAYWYKHDLERIQKRFTVRQLKSSKDIKEWNEGNIPIAVIHPASAGHGLNLQSGGSTLIWFGLTWSLELYQQTNARLYRQGQKNTVVIHHIIAKGTIDENVMAALSKKEKTQNSLIEAVKAKLEVKR
- a CDS encoding P27 family phage terminase small subunit, with the protein product MAKDGTNRGGPRIGAGAKKKPLADKISEGNLGGRKLTVMEFSNTADLEGQEMPKPNKMLEAIQKDGKALVAGEIYKTTWKWLDKRGCSALVSPQLLERYAMSVARWIQCEEAITEYGFLAKHPTTGNAIQSPYVSIGQNYMNQTNRLWLEIFQIVKENSTGDYKGANPQDDVMEKLLSARRGK
- a CDS encoding terminase TerL endonuclease subunit — its product is MADYAVGFIECLSHTKGTWAGKPFELIDWQERIIRDLFGTLKPDGYRQFNTAYVEIPKKMGKSELAAAVALLLTCGDNEERAEVYGCAADRNQASIVFNVAADMVRMCPALSKRVKILDSQKRLIYQPTGSIYQVLSADVGNKHGFNTHGVVFDELHTQPNRKLFDVMTKGSGDARMQPLYFLITTAGDNQNSICWEVHQKALDFMNGRKTDPTFYPVIYGADLEDDWSDPKVWKKANPSLGITVSMDKVKAAYESARQNPAEENSFRQLRLNQWVKQAIRWMPMDKWDACAFPVNPESLKGRVCYGGLDLSSSTDITAFVLVFPPEDEDDKYVVLPYFWIPEDSIDLRVRRDHVNYDVWEKQGFLLTTEGNVVHYGFIEAFIEDLGMKYNIREIAFDRWGAVQMTQNLENLGFTVVPFGQGFKDMSPPTKELMKLTLEEKIAHGGHPVLRWMIDNIFIRTDPAGNIKADKEKSTEKIDGAVATIMALDRAIRCGGESGNSVYDDRGLLFF